Within Vicia villosa cultivar HV-30 ecotype Madison, WI linkage group LG1, Vvil1.0, whole genome shotgun sequence, the genomic segment CTCAATGATTACATTACTAATCTTCTTCCAGGTTATAATTAATATTTCATGAACTATATATAATTTTTAGcatttttttaatgtaattatTAACCCAATGTTAATTATTCAGGTGATGAAAAGGAGTTTTTGAGTAGTGATTCTATTGATAGACCTGGAGCTAATGACAACGAGGCATTCAAGCATTTAACTCCTGAATTTTTAAGTTGCTTGAAAACTTCTTGTCTACCTAATCATTCCATGAAATTAAAGATTGGCACTACCATAATGTTGATTAGGAATTTGGACCAATTTGAAGGACTATGCAATGGTACAAGATTGACCGTATCAAGTACGAATATTGGAAACACTATTTACATACCTAGGATGTCTTTGTCTCTTTCTCAATATCTTTGGCCATTTAAACTTATTAGAAGACAATTCCCCATTATTGTCTCATTTGCAATGACAATAAATAAATCTCAAGGTCAATCATTGGACCATGTTggtttatattttccaaaaggtGTCTCCAGCCATGGGCAACTATATGTTGCAATGTCTAGA encodes:
- the LOC131654961 gene encoding uncharacterized protein LOC131654961, coding for MVDELNDYITNLLPGDEKEFLSSDSIDRPGANDNEAFKHLTPEFLSCLKTSCLPNHSMKLKIGTTIMLIRNLDQFEGLCNGTRLTVSSTNIGNTIYIPRMSLSLSQYLWPFKLIRRQFPIIVSFAMTINKSQGQSLDHVGLYFPKGVSSHGQLYVAMSRVKSKASLKILIHDKDKIPLHQTTNVVFKEVFHNVV